Proteins found in one Halobaculum sp. MBLA0147 genomic segment:
- a CDS encoding NifU family protein gives MSVDSEGGDDDLRERITNFLRRNFPQIQMHGGSAAIQSLDRESGEVHIQLGGACSGCGISPMTIQAIKSRMTKEIPEITEVHADTGMGGGADGDLGGMGHSDGGMSPSFPGDSEGDDGEDDEGPQAPF, from the coding sequence ATGAGCGTGGACAGCGAGGGGGGCGACGACGACCTCCGCGAGCGGATCACGAACTTCCTGCGTCGGAACTTCCCGCAGATCCAGATGCACGGCGGGAGCGCCGCGATCCAGAGTCTCGACCGCGAGTCGGGCGAGGTACACATCCAGTTGGGCGGTGCCTGTTCCGGCTGTGGCATCTCGCCGATGACGATCCAGGCGATCAAGTCGCGGATGACCAAAGAGATTCCCGAGATCACCGAAGTCCACGCCGACACCGGCATGGGCGGCGGTGCCGACGGCGATCTCGGCGGCATGGGCCACTCCGACGGCGGCATGTCTCCCTCGTTCCCCGGCGACTCCGAGGGTGACGACGGCGAAGACGACGAGGGCCCGCAGGCGCCGTTCTAA